One uncultured Alphaproteobacteria bacterium genomic region harbors:
- the garK gene encoding glycerate kinase I (Evidence 2a : Function of homologous gene experimentally demonstrated in an other organism; PubMedId : 20225875, 9772162; Product type e : enzyme), which yields MKIVIAPDSFKESLSALEAARAIEAGFREVFPDAEYVKVPVADGGEGTAETLVEATGGTIVRLSVTGPLGAPVEAFFGLSGDGELAVIEAATANGLMLVPRERRDPRVTTTYGVGELIRAALDRGARHLIVGIGGSATNDGGAGMLQALGVKLADARGRDLGFGGAALAEIAAIDVSGLDPRLRDCRVEVACDVDNPLCGPKGASAIFGPQKGATPEMVKDLDANLARFAALIGKTLGVAVGETPGAGAAGGLGAALLGFLGADLRPGVDIVTAAVGLADAVRDADLVITGEGRIDGQTAHGKTPIGVARVAKRFGKPVIGIAGCLTDEAGEVHAHGIEAIFSILYRCCTVPEALAEGEQNLRLAARNVAATLALGRMLTNVGAATLTAVPA from the coding sequence ATGAAGATCGTCATCGCCCCGGATTCGTTCAAGGAAAGCCTGTCGGCGCTGGAGGCGGCGCGTGCCATCGAGGCGGGCTTCCGCGAGGTCTTCCCCGACGCCGAATACGTCAAGGTGCCGGTCGCCGACGGCGGCGAGGGCACTGCGGAGACCCTGGTGGAGGCGACCGGCGGCACGATCGTGCGGCTGTCCGTCACCGGCCCCCTCGGCGCTCCGGTGGAGGCGTTCTTCGGTCTCTCCGGCGACGGTGAACTGGCGGTGATCGAGGCGGCGACCGCGAACGGCCTGATGCTGGTGCCGCGCGAGCGGCGCGACCCGCGCGTCACCACCACCTACGGCGTCGGCGAACTGATCCGCGCGGCGCTCGACCGCGGCGCGCGCCATCTCATCGTCGGCATCGGCGGCAGCGCCACCAACGACGGCGGCGCGGGCATGCTCCAGGCCCTCGGCGTCAAGCTCGCCGACGCGCGCGGTCGCGATCTCGGTTTCGGCGGCGCGGCGCTTGCGGAGATCGCGGCGATCGACGTCTCCGGTCTCGATCCGCGCCTCCGGGACTGCCGCGTCGAGGTCGCCTGCGATGTCGACAACCCGCTGTGCGGACCGAAGGGGGCCTCGGCGATCTTCGGCCCGCAGAAGGGCGCGACTCCCGAGATGGTGAAGGATCTCGACGCCAACCTCGCGCGCTTCGCCGCACTGATCGGCAAGACCCTCGGGGTCGCGGTCGGCGAGACTCCCGGCGCGGGCGCGGCGGGGGGACTCGGGGCGGCGCTGTTGGGGTTCCTCGGGGCGGATTTGCGGCCGGGCGTGGACATCGTCACCGCCGCCGTCGGCCTCGCCGACGCGGTGCGCGACGCCGATCTGGTGATCACCGGCGAGGGCCGCATCGACGGCCAGACCGCCCACGGCAAGACGCCGATCGGCGTCGCCCGCGTCGCCAAGCGTTTCGGCAAGCCGGTGATCGGCATCGCCGGGTGCCTCACCGACGAGGCCGGGGAGGTTCACGCCCACGGCATCGAGGCGATCTTCAGCATCCTCTATCGCTGCTGCACGGTGCCGGAGGCGCTCGCCGAGGGCGAGCAGAACCTTCGCCTCGCCGCGCGCAACGTCGCCGCGACGCTTGCGCTCGGGCGGATGCTGACGAACGTCGGTGCGGCGACGCTGACGGCGGTGCCGGCCTAG
- a CDS encoding 1-(5-phosphoribosyl)-5-amino-4-imidazole-carboxylate (AIR) carboxylase, with translation MTRAHPFAPPPAAERDDTCGAVMDWGRTARVGLPEAVYAPGKTAAQVDAIVAQALDLGERLLITGLDADKHAALADASRTRLDYHPRSRTAILGAIETPAEAAVAVVTGGLADLPVAEEAIRTLAFSGVGATCFGDVGVAGLWRLLDRIDEIRRFSVVIAVAGMEGALFSVLAGLIPQPIVALPASVGRGVAAGGRVALESALASCAPGLVAVNIDNGFGAAQAALRILRVGRSDPRP, from the coding sequence ATGACCCGCGCCCACCCCTTTGCGCCGCCACCCGCGGCCGAACGCGACGATACCTGCGGCGCAGTGATGGACTGGGGACGCACAGCCCGCGTCGGGCTGCCGGAGGCGGTCTACGCGCCGGGCAAGACCGCGGCGCAGGTCGACGCGATCGTCGCCCAGGCGCTCGATCTCGGCGAACGGCTGCTGATCACCGGCCTCGACGCCGACAAGCACGCCGCCCTGGCCGACGCGAGCCGCACCCGCCTCGACTACCACCCGCGCTCGCGCACCGCGATTCTCGGCGCGATCGAAACCCCGGCGGAAGCGGCGGTGGCGGTGGTCACCGGCGGCCTCGCCGACCTGCCGGTGGCGGAAGAGGCGATCCGCACACTGGCGTTCTCGGGCGTGGGCGCAACCTGCTTCGGCGACGTCGGCGTCGCCGGGCTCTGGCGGCTGCTCGACCGCATCGACGAGATTCGCCGGTTTTCCGTGGTGATCGCGGTGGCGGGGATGGAAGGCGCGCTGTTCAGCGTCCTCGCCGGGTTGATCCCCCAGCCGATCGTCGCCCTGCCCGCCTCGGTCGGCCGCGGCGTCGCCGCCGGCGGCCGGGTGGCGCTGGAGTCGGCCCTGGCGAGTTGCGCGCCCGGCCTCGTCGCCGTCAACATCGACAACGGCTTCGGCGCGGCGCAGGCGGCGCTGCGGATTCTCCGGGTCGGGCGTTCGGATCCCCGACCCTAG
- a CDS encoding AsmA family protein encodes MRRVPRGAKIAGGVLAALALVAALWRWDWLIPLVEARAGAATGRTVTIESLDVDPGRITRVVLGGVTVANPEGFPAGQPFARAERLEADVAVGPLLRGRVVLPRIALSRPQLRIAATADGAANYRFPAGDSGSEPGTPPEIGRLDIAGGRIRVDIPRLRADFDADVATRDDGVVAEARGTYAGQPIEARLSAGAILSLREAGPYPVDLSLANGETRVTAKGTLADPLHLGGATVRLTFEGANMADLTPLTGVPIPDTPPYRVAGDLAYADGAVRFSEFEGRVGRSDLFGDIAVAPGEPRPKVTADLRSERVDLRDLGGFVGAQPGAEEVQRTPEQKRAYAAAEADARLLPETPVNMPKVRAADVDLSYRGQRIEGEHMPFDDIAGHLTITDGRIALKPLKFGVGGGAVAANLDLEPLADDRIRLTADVDVRHLDLARAMRATQTFGGSGTVGGIARLSATGNSVASFLADGDGELILIMTGGDLSAVLVSLSGLQFGNALIGALGLPERLQVRCAVVAMPLADGVLDTRVAVIDTESDTILGDGAIDLGAERLDYSIRTVAKRPAVGSVPAPIRITGPFKSPVLAPGAEAVARGGLAALLGTVLTPLAALIPTIQLGVGEDADCGELIHRVTTEPLTRPASPPER; translated from the coding sequence ATGAGGCGGGTACCGCGCGGGGCGAAGATTGCGGGGGGCGTGCTGGCGGCGTTGGCGCTGGTGGCGGCGCTGTGGCGGTGGGACTGGCTGATCCCGCTGGTGGAGGCGCGCGCGGGCGCGGCGACCGGCCGCACGGTGACGATCGAAAGCCTCGACGTCGATCCCGGGCGGATTACCCGCGTCGTCCTCGGCGGCGTGACCGTCGCCAATCCCGAGGGCTTTCCCGCCGGCCAGCCGTTCGCCCGGGCCGAGCGGCTGGAGGCGGACGTGGCGGTGGGGCCGCTGCTGCGCGGGCGGGTGGTGCTGCCGCGCATCGCCCTGAGCCGGCCGCAGCTCCGCATCGCCGCCACCGCGGACGGCGCGGCCAATTACCGCTTTCCCGCCGGGGACTCCGGCTCGGAGCCGGGGACCCCGCCGGAGATCGGCCGCCTCGACATCGCCGGAGGCCGGATCCGGGTGGATATCCCCCGGCTGCGGGCGGATTTCGACGCCGACGTCGCCACCCGCGACGACGGCGTCGTCGCCGAGGCGCGCGGCACCTATGCCGGGCAACCGATCGAGGCGCGCCTGAGCGCCGGGGCGATCCTGTCGCTGCGCGAGGCGGGGCCGTATCCGGTCGACCTCTCCCTCGCCAACGGCGAAACCCGCGTCACCGCGAAAGGCACGCTCGCCGATCCGCTGCATCTCGGCGGCGCGACCGTGCGCTTGACCTTCGAAGGCGCGAACATGGCCGATCTCACCCCCCTCACCGGCGTGCCGATCCCCGACACGCCGCCCTACCGCGTCGCGGGCGATCTCGCCTATGCCGACGGCGCGGTGCGGTTTTCGGAGTTCGAGGGCCGCGTCGGCCGCAGCGACCTGTTCGGCGACATCGCCGTCGCGCCCGGCGAGCCGCGCCCGAAGGTGACCGCCGATTTGCGTTCCGAGCGCGTCGACCTGCGCGATCTGGGCGGCTTCGTCGGCGCGCAGCCGGGAGCGGAAGAGGTGCAGCGAACCCCGGAGCAGAAACGCGCCTACGCCGCCGCCGAGGCGGATGCGCGGCTGCTGCCCGAAACCCCGGTCAACATGCCGAAGGTGCGGGCGGCCGACGTCGATCTCTCCTATCGCGGCCAGCGCATCGAGGGCGAGCACATGCCGTTCGACGACATCGCGGGCCACCTGACCATCACCGACGGGCGGATCGCGCTGAAGCCGCTGAAGTTCGGCGTCGGCGGCGGCGCGGTGGCGGCGAACCTCGACCTCGAACCCCTGGCCGACGACCGCATCCGCCTGACCGCCGACGTCGACGTCCGCCACCTCGACCTCGCCCGCGCGATGCGGGCGACGCAGACCTTCGGCGGTTCCGGCACGGTCGGCGGCATCGCCCGGCTCTCCGCTACCGGAAACTCGGTCGCGAGCTTTCTCGCCGACGGCGACGGCGAACTGATCCTGATCATGACCGGCGGCGACTTGAGCGCGGTGCTGGTGAGCCTCTCGGGGTTGCAGTTCGGCAACGCGCTGATCGGCGCCCTGGGGTTGCCGGAACGGCTGCAGGTGCGCTGCGCGGTGGTGGCGATGCCGCTTGCCGATGGCGTTCTCGACACCCGCGTCGCGGTGATCGACACCGAAAGCGACACCATTCTCGGCGACGGCGCGATCGACCTCGGCGCCGAGCGTCTCGACTACAGCATCCGGACGGTGGCGAAGCGTCCGGCGGTGGGCTCGGTGCCCGCGCCGATCCGCATCACCGGGCCGTTCAAGTCGCCCGTGCTCGCGCCGGGGGCCGAGGCGGTTGCGCGCGGCGGCCTCGCGGCGCTGCTCGGCACGGTGCTGACGCCGCTGGCGGCGCTGATTCCGACGATCCAACTCGGCGTCGGCGAGGATGCCGATTGCGGCGAGCTGATCCACCGCGTCACCACCGAGCCGCTCACCCGCCCGGCGTCACCACCCGAACGGTGA
- a CDS encoding hypothetical protein (Evidence 5 : No homology to any previously reported sequences), which yields MEISAETRRVDDALRRCLFCGHDVDCREAEPGADFVPADCPNARFFSAHGALCRGDESGA from the coding sequence GTGGAGATCTCCGCCGAAACCCGCCGCGTCGACGACGCGCTGCGCCGCTGTTTGTTCTGCGGCCACGACGTGGACTGCCGCGAGGCCGAACCGGGCGCCGACTTCGTGCCCGCCGACTGCCCCAACGCCCGCTTCTTCTCCGCCCATGGCGCCCTGTGCCGCGGCGACGAATCCGGAGCATGA
- the pbpC gene encoding Penicillin-binding transpeptidase — MRRRTAAALGCAAVVAAAVALDRALPPDLSRYRERSTVVRDADGGLLRAFAAPGGAWRIATAATDVDPLYLAMLKAVEDRRFDVHPGVDPLAAARAAMQAATNGRIVSGASTLSMQAARLLAPKPRTFAAKAAESLRALQLTARLGREGVLGLYLTLAPFGGALEGATAASLAWFGKPPLRLSPAEAALLVALPQSPERLRPDRHPEAAAAARNRVLARAAAAGVIGDDVARAAAAEPVPTRQAALPRHAPHLAERLAAAEPPGAEIRTRIDGGLQRALERLGRAWGQRLEPGADLAVVVLANRDRRLLAHLGSADWRDRQLDLSRALRSPGSALKPFVYALAFDDLALHPGTVIDDAPQRFGAWLPRNFDRDSHGEITAREALQRSLNLPAVRVLDRVGPARFALRLEGAGAHLAFPDDAPPDLPLALGGVGVRLEDLAMLMAALADGGRVLPVSVLADEPPPRPTALVGEAAARAVIDILADAPSPSGVARGRGVDRTRRVAFKTGTSYGFRDAWTIGASADHTVAVWVGRPDGAPRPGETGLAAAAPLLFRVFDLLPPDHAPRPPPAEPDHALFRNPPPPGLARFDPREAGRWADARPLRVLFPPDRATVESLPEGVGLSAEGGRPPYRWVANDRPLAAEVRFWRPDGEGFARLAVTDADGRRAAVTVRVVTPGG; from the coding sequence GTGAGACGGCGGACGGCCGCCGCGCTCGGCTGCGCCGCCGTGGTCGCGGCGGCGGTGGCGCTCGACCGCGCCCTGCCGCCCGATCTCTCGCGCTATCGCGAGCGGTCGACGGTGGTGCGCGACGCCGACGGCGGCCTGCTGCGCGCCTTCGCCGCGCCCGGCGGCGCGTGGCGGATCGCCACCGCGGCCACCGACGTCGACCCGCTCTACCTCGCGATGCTGAAGGCGGTGGAGGACCGTCGCTTCGACGTCCATCCCGGCGTCGATCCGCTCGCCGCAGCGCGCGCGGCGATGCAGGCGGCGACCAACGGGCGGATCGTCTCCGGCGCGTCGACCCTGTCGATGCAGGCGGCGCGGCTGCTCGCCCCCAAACCCCGCACCTTCGCCGCCAAGGCGGCGGAATCCCTGCGTGCGCTCCAGCTCACCGCGCGGCTCGGGCGCGAGGGCGTGCTCGGGCTCTACCTCACCCTCGCGCCGTTCGGCGGCGCGCTGGAGGGCGCGACCGCCGCCAGCCTCGCGTGGTTCGGCAAACCGCCGCTGCGCCTCTCCCCGGCGGAGGCGGCTCTGCTGGTGGCGCTGCCGCAATCGCCCGAACGCCTGCGCCCCGACCGCCACCCCGAAGCCGCCGCCGCCGCCCGCAACCGGGTGCTGGCGCGCGCCGCCGCCGCCGGGGTGATCGGCGACGACGTCGCCCGCGCCGCCGCCGCCGAACCGGTGCCGACGCGGCAGGCGGCGCTGCCGCGCCACGCGCCGCACCTCGCCGAACGTCTCGCCGCCGCCGAGCCGCCCGGGGCGGAGATCCGCACGCGGATCGACGGCGGCCTCCAGCGCGCCCTCGAACGCCTCGGCCGCGCCTGGGGGCAACGCCTCGAACCCGGAGCCGACCTCGCGGTGGTGGTGCTCGCCAACCGCGACCGCCGCCTGCTCGCCCACCTCGGCAGCGCCGACTGGCGCGATCGTCAGCTCGATCTGTCGCGGGCGCTGCGCTCGCCCGGCTCGGCGCTGAAGCCGTTCGTCTACGCGCTCGCCTTCGACGACCTCGCGCTCCACCCCGGCACCGTGATCGACGACGCGCCGCAGCGCTTCGGCGCGTGGCTGCCGCGTAATTTCGACCGCGACAGCCACGGCGAGATCACCGCCCGCGAGGCGTTGCAGCGCTCCCTCAACCTTCCCGCGGTGCGGGTGCTCGACCGCGTCGGTCCGGCGCGCTTCGCGCTGCGGCTGGAGGGCGCCGGGGCGCACCTCGCCTTCCCCGACGACGCACCGCCCGACCTGCCGCTGGCGCTGGGCGGCGTCGGCGTGCGGCTCGAAGACCTGGCGATGCTGATGGCGGCGCTCGCCGACGGCGGCCGCGTCCTGCCGGTCTCGGTTCTCGCGGACGAACCGCCGCCGCGCCCGACGGCCCTGGTGGGCGAAGCGGCGGCGCGCGCGGTGATCGACATCCTCGCCGACGCCCCCTCGCCCTCCGGCGTCGCCCGCGGGCGCGGCGTCGACCGGACGCGGCGGGTGGCGTTCAAGACCGGCACGTCCTACGGCTTCCGCGACGCCTGGACGATCGGCGCGTCGGCCGACCACACCGTCGCGGTGTGGGTGGGGCGGCCCGACGGCGCGCCGCGCCCCGGCGAGACCGGCCTCGCCGCTGCCGCGCCGCTGCTGTTCCGGGTATTCGACCTGCTGCCGCCCGACCACGCGCCGCGCCCGCCCCCGGCGGAGCCCGATCACGCGCTGTTCCGCAACCCGCCGCCGCCCGGTCTCGCCCGGTTCGATCCGCGCGAGGCCGGGCGATGGGCCGACGCCCGGCCGCTGCGGGTGCTGTTCCCACCCGACCGCGCCACCGTCGAGAGCCTGCCCGAGGGCGTCGGCCTTTCCGCCGAGGGCGGGCGGCCGCCCTATCGCTGGGTCGCCAACGACCGCCCGCTCGCCGCCGAGGTGCGCTTCTGGCGGCCCGACGGCGAGGGCTTCGCCCGCCTCGCCGTCACCGACGCCGACGGCCGCCGCGCCGCCGTCACCGTTCGGGTGGTGACGCCGGGCGGGTGA